The Thalassotalea nanhaiensis genome has a window encoding:
- the recC gene encoding exodeoxyribonuclease V subunit gamma, with translation MINIYPANRMEDLLTLFDEVQKVSTLPVLSKEVVLVQNPGMQHWLNMQQAQISGISMNASFVLPAQFLWQQLRILSGDDIPDQTPYSREVLAWRIDALLQSTEVLNNKDCLQANQYWHKNNSPDSLKRFQLAVQTADLFEQYLIYRPDWLDSWAKGETVTSFDSSAQQQEKWQSFLWYLLHKQSPYNPNTLIATAKNNLLTYKHLLPKRVSIFGINALAPMWIDFLNALSTHIEVHFYHLNPCYEYWGDIKTDKANAKQAYLAQVAKWPEDALHNDSANPLLANLGQQGREFLSLLHSGDTIEIPLFDELFDHSNLSDETDPINKPSVLLQLQKDILTLTDKRDEPVVSIDNSITITSAHSALREVQGLHDYLLHLFNEDSSLTPKDILVMCPQIEQYAPYIDSVFVRGWDEIGEAVPPLPCSIADRVSKDSEPLVAAFSELLCMPDSRFGVNQILSYLRLLPLQMRFGLSEHDIELITDWLDKANVHWGLDAEHKNRLLATQQSTAQFTWQQGLERLLKGFAFGDSTSLYADDMVLPWVEGNNALILGKLLLLCEQLKQMSVSLTKPKTAEQWQQSLQNFIERLFLGEETDNGLVIINQAISSLALYCKEAGYTGNIELAVVREYLNQHFSQPDPGRQFMIGQITFCSMLPMRSIPFKVLAVLGLNDGEFPRQRQPLGFDLMSMTKVLPGDRSRRGDDRYLFLEALISARDNLYLSYQGFDIKNNNERQPSIVLRELMDYLSCGYGWDFKQAEQPTQSQLRQLPLQVFSLDNFSEVNPYKSFDDKWLKLAKVSGECIQNDYAEQLLPLPEEQVLELSLVQINRFLTNPAQVFAEQRLKLFFNKNEQNIDDAEPFTFSHLDKYLFQQNVLVEDIAQRRDIQSCDLYQQALLSGDFPDNPLFAQELSDWQVTMHNFSKAVYGNMQTTLDSQGSIEPLLSNLEQSIQLNPCDEVLGEIVVMDPALTWQISAEITLYQTANNLVHFSYRPAKVKAKDLSQLYLNHLLLCALCPSDKEVSSLGYYLNEKDNKLQMVSFNYIDGAKAQLSKILAYYQLSLTKPLLLNSIIADKLFWKSGKGGGKFIEPEFNQAQLTKLWQDGYNIDGLESDPYLHYIWKECPNLQEFSQGFTDIYQTLYLNLSITEQELNASETSTTEVSYE, from the coding sequence ATGATCAACATATACCCAGCAAACCGCATGGAAGATTTGCTCACTTTATTTGATGAAGTGCAAAAAGTGTCTACCTTGCCTGTTTTGTCCAAAGAAGTCGTATTGGTACAAAATCCAGGTATGCAGCATTGGCTAAACATGCAACAAGCACAAATTTCCGGTATAAGTATGAACGCCAGTTTTGTTTTGCCTGCCCAGTTTCTTTGGCAACAACTGCGAATTTTATCTGGTGATGACATTCCAGACCAAACACCCTATTCAAGAGAAGTACTTGCCTGGCGGATAGATGCACTTTTACAAAGTACTGAAGTTTTAAATAACAAAGATTGTCTACAAGCTAACCAATATTGGCATAAAAACAATAGCCCTGATTCATTGAAACGTTTTCAATTAGCGGTGCAAACAGCAGATTTATTTGAACAGTACTTAATTTATCGACCTGATTGGCTTGATAGCTGGGCAAAAGGTGAGACTGTAACGAGCTTTGACAGCAGTGCTCAACAACAAGAAAAATGGCAGAGTTTTTTGTGGTACTTATTGCATAAACAAAGCCCATATAACCCTAATACACTTATAGCTACCGCTAAAAACAATTTATTAACTTATAAACATTTACTGCCAAAACGGGTGTCAATTTTTGGTATTAACGCCTTAGCACCAATGTGGATAGACTTTCTTAATGCGCTATCTACTCATATTGAAGTGCATTTTTATCACTTAAATCCCTGTTATGAATATTGGGGCGATATAAAAACTGATAAAGCGAACGCTAAACAAGCTTACTTAGCACAAGTCGCAAAATGGCCAGAAGATGCATTACATAACGACAGTGCCAACCCATTACTTGCAAACTTAGGCCAACAAGGCCGTGAGTTTCTATCACTACTGCATAGCGGTGATACCATAGAAATTCCGTTGTTTGATGAGCTGTTTGATCATTCCAACTTAAGTGATGAAACTGACCCTATAAATAAACCGTCGGTTTTACTGCAATTACAAAAAGACATATTAACGTTAACCGATAAACGTGACGAGCCTGTTGTCTCAATTGATAACAGTATCACAATAACATCAGCACACAGCGCCTTGCGCGAAGTACAAGGCTTGCACGATTATTTATTGCATTTATTTAATGAGGATAGTTCTTTAACGCCAAAAGATATTTTGGTTATGTGTCCACAAATAGAACAGTATGCACCTTATATCGATTCTGTCTTCGTGCGGGGGTGGGATGAAATTGGCGAAGCTGTGCCACCGTTGCCATGTTCAATCGCAGATAGGGTTTCAAAGGACTCTGAGCCATTAGTTGCGGCATTTTCGGAATTACTTTGTATGCCTGACAGTCGTTTTGGTGTTAATCAAATATTATCATATTTACGCTTACTGCCATTGCAAATGCGTTTTGGCTTAAGTGAACATGATATTGAATTGATCACCGACTGGTTAGACAAAGCAAATGTGCACTGGGGCTTAGATGCCGAACATAAAAACCGTTTACTTGCCACACAGCAATCAACAGCACAATTCACTTGGCAGCAAGGTTTAGAACGATTATTAAAGGGCTTCGCATTTGGTGATAGCACCAGTTTATATGCAGATGATATGGTTTTACCTTGGGTTGAAGGTAATAACGCTCTGATATTAGGCAAACTCTTGTTGTTATGCGAACAGCTTAAACAAATGAGCGTAAGTCTAACTAAGCCTAAAACGGCAGAGCAGTGGCAACAATCGTTGCAAAATTTTATTGAGCGCTTATTTTTAGGAGAAGAGACTGACAATGGTTTAGTTATCATTAATCAGGCAATTTCTTCGTTAGCTTTGTATTGTAAAGAAGCTGGTTATACCGGGAACATTGAATTAGCTGTAGTGCGTGAATATTTAAACCAACACTTTAGCCAGCCTGATCCTGGTCGACAATTTATGATCGGCCAAATAACCTTTTGCTCTATGCTACCTATGCGTTCAATTCCGTTTAAAGTACTTGCTGTACTTGGTTTGAATGATGGTGAATTTCCTCGTCAACGACAACCATTAGGTTTTGACTTAATGTCGATGACGAAGGTTTTGCCAGGTGATCGTTCTCGCCGTGGCGACGATCGTTATTTGTTTCTTGAAGCGCTTATTTCTGCCAGAGACAATCTGTATTTAAGTTATCAAGGATTTGATATTAAAAACAACAATGAACGACAGCCATCAATTGTTTTGCGTGAGTTAATGGATTACTTGAGTTGTGGGTATGGTTGGGACTTCAAACAAGCAGAACAACCAACGCAAAGCCAACTAAGGCAGCTCCCTCTGCAGGTATTCAGTTTAGATAATTTTAGTGAAGTTAACCCCTATAAAAGCTTTGATGATAAATGGTTGAAGCTGGCTAAAGTCAGTGGAGAATGTATTCAAAACGACTACGCAGAGCAATTACTGCCTCTACCTGAAGAACAAGTGCTCGAATTAAGTTTAGTGCAAATAAACCGATTTTTAACGAATCCTGCGCAGGTATTTGCAGAGCAACGGCTTAAACTATTTTTCAATAAAAACGAACAAAACATTGATGATGCTGAACCATTTACCTTCAGCCATTTAGATAAATACTTATTCCAGCAAAATGTGTTGGTTGAAGATATTGCCCAACGTCGCGATATTCAATCATGTGACCTGTATCAACAAGCGCTATTATCAGGAGACTTTCCTGATAACCCATTATTTGCACAAGAATTATCAGATTGGCAAGTAACAATGCATAATTTCTCAAAGGCCGTTTATGGAAACATGCAAACTACGTTAGATTCCCAGGGCTCAATTGAACCGTTACTATCAAATTTAGAACAGAGCATTCAACTCAATCCATGTGATGAAGTGCTTGGTGAAATCGTCGTTATGGATCCTGCTTTGACATGGCAAATTAGCGCTGAAATAACTCTTTATCAAACCGCAAACAATCTGGTGCATTTCAGTTATCGTCCAGCGAAAGTAAAAGCAAAGGATCTAAGCCAATTATACCTTAATCATTTATTGTTATGTGCGTTATGTCCAAGTGATAAAGAAGTCTCTAGCTTAGGCTATTACCTAAATGAAAAAGATAATAAATTACAAATGGTTAGTTTTAACTATATTGATGGTGCCAAAGCGCAACTTTCTAAAATACTCGCTTACTATCAACTCTCGTTAACTAAGCCGCTTTTGTTAAACAGCATTATTGCCGATAAACTGTTTTGGAAGTCGGGTAAGGGCGGTGGAAAATTTATCGAGCCAGAGTTTAACCAAGCCCAGTTAACAAAGCTTTGGCAAGATGGTTATAACATTGACGGGTTAGAAAGTGATCCTTACCTGCATTATATTTGGAAAGAATGTCCTAATTTACAAGAGTTCAGCCAAGGATTTACTGACATCTACCAGACTCTTTACCTCAATCTAAGCATCACAGAACAAGAATTGAACGCATCAGAAACCTCAACAACAGAGGTTAGCTATGAATAA
- the recB gene encoding exodeoxyribonuclease V subunit beta, which yields MNNVNSISKQTSQALHAETLPLNGCHLIEASAGTGKTFNITRIYLRMLLERRLSVENILVMTFTKAATEEIRGRIDEFLRDVLTHWQTYTNDENNHYFYTLKQNLMVDGISDDAVKVIIKNALINLDEASIFTIHGFCKRVLSEQAFASGMNFNAQMEADDSEVVLQACQDHYRILAHADSLDDYQLFVQHWATPEAFLASFKGLLYDDNLPTISDKQSLVSSLQVLATVAEQELLEFEQCIFQALIDSKKGKARDTRVAEFEQLLQFLKQLQSTNSDIENQLSNAPDFKFIAANRFSKSPVKAELKQAFKTTGELSKLIKGFGAALLKSEAYSLAVVAVKAIKFKVLEAKRLKNMLNFDDLISELARALKNEQNSNEQPLTNALIEQYPVALIDEFQDTDPKQFSILTQLYFDHSKDDSGAIKQTALYLIGDPKQAIYGFRGGDIFTYLSAGELVDQQWVMDTNWRSSAMMIEGYNHLFYGNELTSSAKDVFGFGIQYQPVQASINADKERLIDNKDHKALQFVDFKASEEFEYRGYIKTDFRKSMAHWVAAEVGRLLSEALLATTVGSEPVKAADIAILVRDGGEAEDIKQALNTLNIASVYKSQRANLFLSDIAQQFVAVLNAIINHEDDRAFIQALSGPYFSYSPSKLYEVQNDEIVWERVRSEFNRLKAIWFKRGFMAMALKILHDYYPGSQQDNERQLTNIIHLFELLQTESQRLKQPQELMAYLTEQCQNPNQNEAELRLESDADLIQIVTQHGSKGLEYPVVFVPFASRHKNPVKFGASFKEVLRFHQQEGDFTVHLGDDALARQRMADEGYAEDVRLLYVAVTRAKHRCYLACTTFQEHDKSPLGKALQLSNGQSFSEGIQPLIAYAPQAIGLTIAEGADFKGSLVETVTQLEQFTEQEFTGRIERDWWLSSFSALTRNVRHGGRNEPDRDPDEVSLNQLVSKKDVIRFAFQKGAKTGNLLHDVFERIDFEQPNWQKDASYNLTKFGELPSGFEQSDVYDWLEDCLNTPYNEHNHTLAQLSVEETLREAEFYFPMENVDLGGLKRLLTQFRKSLGLPEEELAQINSELPAFGQLKGMMHGFIDLIFCKDNKYFVCDYKSSHLGDKFSDYLPERLSINVIKNFYDLQFLIYSLALHRYLKRRVPNYSIETHFGGVYYLYLRGMSADNNDFCGVFFNSLTAELLQKLDHLFSGTKISLEVDTKEFSNE from the coding sequence ATGAATAACGTAAATTCTATTAGCAAACAGACGTCACAGGCTCTACACGCAGAAACGCTACCATTAAATGGTTGTCATCTTATAGAGGCAAGTGCAGGTACTGGTAAAACCTTTAACATTACTCGTATATACCTGCGAATGTTGTTAGAGCGAAGACTTAGTGTTGAAAACATTTTAGTAATGACGTTTACCAAGGCCGCAACAGAAGAAATACGTGGTCGAATTGACGAGTTTTTGCGGGACGTATTAACCCATTGGCAAACGTATACCAATGATGAAAATAATCATTACTTTTATACGCTAAAGCAAAATTTAATGGTTGATGGCATTAGCGATGATGCCGTTAAAGTTATCATTAAAAATGCATTAATTAATCTTGATGAAGCGTCTATATTCACCATACATGGCTTTTGTAAGCGTGTTTTATCAGAGCAGGCGTTTGCTTCTGGAATGAATTTTAACGCTCAAATGGAAGCTGATGACAGTGAAGTCGTACTGCAAGCTTGTCAAGATCACTATCGGATACTAGCCCATGCTGATTCATTGGATGATTACCAACTATTTGTTCAACACTGGGCAACCCCAGAAGCGTTTTTAGCGAGTTTTAAAGGATTACTTTATGATGACAACTTACCCACTATTAGTGATAAGCAAAGTTTAGTTAGCTCATTACAAGTTCTTGCAACTGTTGCTGAACAAGAATTACTTGAGTTTGAACAATGTATTTTTCAAGCATTAATTGATAGTAAAAAAGGCAAGGCTCGTGACACTAGAGTTGCCGAGTTCGAGCAACTTTTACAATTTTTAAAGCAGTTACAATCGACAAACTCAGATATTGAAAATCAACTTTCAAATGCACCTGACTTTAAATTTATTGCTGCAAATCGTTTCTCCAAATCGCCTGTTAAAGCAGAGTTAAAACAAGCATTTAAAACCACCGGTGAACTGAGCAAACTTATCAAGGGTTTTGGTGCCGCGTTACTAAAGTCTGAAGCGTATTCTTTAGCTGTTGTTGCTGTTAAGGCTATTAAATTCAAAGTGTTAGAAGCAAAGCGTCTGAAAAACATGTTGAACTTTGATGATTTGATATCTGAGCTTGCACGGGCCTTAAAAAATGAACAAAACTCTAATGAACAACCTTTAACTAATGCATTAATAGAACAATATCCTGTAGCACTTATCGATGAATTTCAAGATACAGACCCAAAACAGTTCTCCATATTAACGCAACTGTATTTTGATCATTCTAAAGATGATTCAGGAGCAATTAAGCAAACAGCTTTGTATCTAATTGGCGATCCTAAACAGGCCATTTACGGTTTTAGAGGTGGTGATATTTTTACCTATTTGAGCGCCGGTGAGTTGGTTGATCAACAATGGGTTATGGATACTAACTGGCGTTCATCAGCAATGATGATTGAAGGTTATAACCACTTATTTTATGGAAATGAACTTACCAGTAGTGCAAAAGATGTATTTGGCTTTGGCATACAATATCAGCCCGTACAGGCTTCTATTAATGCTGATAAAGAACGGTTGATTGATAATAAAGATCATAAAGCCCTGCAGTTCGTTGATTTTAAAGCAAGTGAAGAGTTTGAATACAGAGGTTATATTAAAACCGACTTTCGTAAATCGATGGCACATTGGGTTGCTGCAGAGGTTGGTCGGTTATTAAGTGAAGCGTTATTAGCCACAACCGTTGGCTCAGAGCCAGTAAAAGCTGCAGATATTGCCATTTTAGTTAGAGATGGTGGTGAAGCCGAAGATATAAAACAAGCGCTAAACACATTAAATATTGCCAGTGTTTATAAGTCACAGCGAGCTAATTTATTTTTAAGTGACATTGCCCAGCAATTTGTTGCGGTGTTGAATGCCATTATCAATCACGAAGATGACAGAGCATTTATCCAAGCGTTGTCAGGTCCATATTTTTCTTATTCTCCGAGTAAACTCTATGAAGTTCAAAATGATGAAATAGTATGGGAAAGAGTACGCAGTGAATTTAATCGATTAAAAGCAATTTGGTTTAAACGTGGTTTTATGGCCATGGCGCTGAAAATATTGCATGATTATTACCCTGGCAGCCAGCAAGATAACGAACGCCAACTCACTAATATCATACACTTATTTGAGTTATTACAAACGGAAAGCCAACGGTTAAAGCAACCGCAGGAGCTAATGGCTTATTTGACCGAACAATGTCAAAACCCTAATCAAAATGAAGCCGAACTTCGTTTGGAAAGTGATGCGGACCTTATTCAAATTGTTACCCAACATGGCTCTAAAGGGCTTGAATATCCTGTCGTGTTTGTGCCATTTGCAAGTCGTCATAAAAACCCGGTTAAATTTGGGGCATCATTTAAAGAAGTTTTAAGGTTTCATCAACAAGAAGGGGACTTCACAGTCCATTTAGGCGATGATGCACTTGCTCGGCAACGTATGGCTGATGAAGGCTATGCAGAAGACGTACGTTTGCTGTATGTTGCTGTGACCCGAGCTAAACATCGTTGTTACTTAGCTTGCACTACATTTCAAGAACATGACAAGTCGCCACTTGGTAAAGCATTACAATTATCGAATGGCCAATCGTTTTCAGAGGGCATACAGCCTCTTATAGCATATGCACCGCAAGCCATCGGTTTGACAATTGCCGAAGGTGCCGACTTTAAAGGCAGCCTTGTTGAAACGGTAACCCAACTTGAACAATTTACTGAACAAGAATTTACTGGTCGAATAGAGCGCGATTGGTGGTTAAGCTCATTTTCAGCCCTAACTCGAAATGTACGTCATGGTGGTAGAAATGAGCCAGACAGGGATCCCGATGAAGTCAGTTTAAATCAGTTAGTATCGAAGAAAGATGTCATTCGCTTTGCCTTTCAAAAAGGAGCTAAGACCGGTAATTTATTGCATGATGTCTTTGAGCGTATCGATTTCGAACAACCAAACTGGCAAAAAGATGCCAGTTACAATCTAACTAAGTTTGGGGAATTACCGAGCGGCTTTGAGCAAAGTGATGTGTATGACTGGTTAGAAGATTGTTTAAATACACCATATAACGAGCACAATCACACTCTAGCGCAGTTATCGGTTGAAGAAACACTCAGAGAGGCTGAATTTTACTTTCCTATGGAAAACGTTGATTTAGGCGGTTTAAAGCGTTTGTTAACCCAGTTTAGAAAATCCTTAGGGTTACCAGAGGAGGAGCTAGCGCAAATCAATTCAGAATTACCTGCATTTGGCCAATTAAAAGGTATGATGCATGGCTTTATTGATTTAATTTTTTGCAAGGATAATAAATATTTCGTTTGTGATTATAAATCTAGCCATCTCGGTGATAAATTCAGTGATTACCTACCTGAACGACTTAGCATTAATGTCATTAAGAACTTTTATGACTTACAGTTTTTAATTTATTCTCTGGCGTTGCATCGATATTTAAAGCGTAGAGTACCTAATTACTCGATAGAAACTCATTTTGGTGGCGTTTATTATTTATATCTTCGTGGCATGAGTGCTGATAATAACGATTTTTGCGGTGTTTTCTTTAATAGCTTAACAGCAGAGTTGTTGCAAAAACTCGATCATTTATTTTCTGGAACCAAGATATCCCTAGAGGTTGATACCAAGGAATTTAGCAATGAATAG
- the recD gene encoding exodeoxyribonuclease V subunit alpha — MNSSMSCLPYQTFYQAEQVLEGIQAIDYYLACNLYENSQNKSSLLFHLYLALSASQRDGHSCLDVSALNEQTLWQTKTEGTENNRYYQEPVEEKPGYSFPVFDTLLSSLSEFEVASKDCKEQLIVLEHQNLYLRRYWQFEVELANYIEQRLLQTEAVDVSQTASIIQSLFSEANEDVDWQLTGVANALNKTFSIIAGGPGTGKTYTVTKLLAGLLMQNANIRIDMVAPTGKAAQRLSESIVSAVNSFKQQQVIDDSILEKIPTTASTIHRLLGVIKNSPNFRHHQQNKLNTDVVLIDEVSMVDLPMMTRIFRALPKDCKIILLGDGDQLPSVATGSVLADLTPWPDTQYSATNKDFVEKTTNQTLPDFDSSPSVDYLTYLTLSRRFSGDGGIGRIAKLVIASETEPSWSLLTEKSNQELDFIGDKPLTETIKRLTEQFYAPIFSASTIEQAFSLLVKFRILVPTRIGESGLENINELVENYLTKQHCITNKQENYHGRPIMISQNHYGVNLFNGDIGLLFKDNSGRLMAYFPEGDGYRAISIARLPSFETVYAMTIHKTQGSEFENVALILPESGANRLLSRELIYTGITRAKKHLQIFCSKSVWQTAVSQKVSRASGLTTRLMSFLTSSH, encoded by the coding sequence ATGAATAGTTCTATGTCATGTTTGCCTTATCAAACCTTTTATCAAGCTGAGCAAGTACTTGAGGGCATTCAAGCGATTGACTATTACTTAGCATGCAACTTGTATGAGAACAGTCAGAACAAATCATCTCTGCTATTTCATTTGTATTTGGCTCTGAGTGCTAGCCAACGGGATGGACACAGTTGTTTGGATGTTAGCGCATTAAACGAGCAGACTCTATGGCAGACTAAAACAGAAGGTACTGAAAACAATAGATATTACCAAGAACCAGTTGAAGAAAAACCAGGCTACTCGTTTCCTGTTTTTGATACTTTGTTATCTAGCTTGAGTGAATTTGAAGTAGCGAGTAAAGATTGCAAAGAACAACTGATTGTTTTAGAACATCAAAATTTATATTTGCGCCGTTATTGGCAGTTTGAAGTAGAGCTCGCAAACTATATTGAGCAAAGGTTATTACAAACTGAAGCTGTTGATGTAAGCCAAACAGCAAGTATAATTCAATCGTTATTCTCAGAAGCTAACGAGGATGTCGATTGGCAACTTACCGGAGTTGCCAATGCGTTAAATAAAACATTTTCAATTATTGCCGGAGGACCTGGTACTGGTAAAACTTATACGGTAACTAAATTATTAGCAGGGTTATTAATGCAAAATGCTAATATTCGTATCGATATGGTTGCGCCAACCGGGAAAGCTGCTCAGCGTTTATCTGAATCAATTGTAAGTGCTGTTAATTCGTTTAAACAGCAACAAGTAATTGATGACTCTATATTAGAAAAAATACCAACGACAGCGTCTACTATACATCGTTTATTGGGGGTCATTAAAAATAGCCCTAATTTCCGTCATCATCAACAAAATAAGTTAAACACTGATGTTGTTTTAATTGATGAAGTTTCGATGGTCGATTTACCTATGATGACTCGTATATTTAGAGCCTTACCGAAAGATTGTAAAATTATTTTACTTGGTGATGGTGATCAACTTCCTTCTGTTGCAACAGGAAGCGTACTCGCTGACTTGACGCCTTGGCCTGACACCCAATACAGTGCTACCAACAAAGATTTTGTCGAGAAAACAACGAACCAAACGTTGCCTGACTTTGATAGTTCACCAAGCGTAGATTATTTAACCTATTTAACCTTAAGTCGTCGCTTCAGTGGTGATGGTGGTATCGGTAGAATTGCTAAGTTGGTCATTGCGTCTGAAACGGAGCCGTCGTGGTCTTTGTTAACTGAAAAATCAAACCAAGAACTCGATTTTATTGGTGATAAACCATTAACAGAAACAATTAAACGCTTGACCGAACAATTTTATGCGCCAATCTTTTCAGCTAGCACTATAGAGCAAGCTTTTTCACTTTTAGTTAAGTTTAGAATACTTGTTCCGACACGTATAGGTGAGTCGGGCTTAGAGAATATCAATGAGTTGGTAGAGAACTATTTAACAAAACAGCATTGCATTACAAACAAACAAGAAAATTATCACGGCAGACCCATTATGATCAGCCAAAATCATTATGGTGTAAATCTATTTAATGGGGATATTGGTCTGTTGTTTAAGGATAATTCTGGCCGATTAATGGCGTACTTTCCTGAAGGAGATGGTTATCGGGCTATATCCATTGCCCGCTTGCCTAGTTTTGAAACGGTATATGCAATGACAATACATAAAACTCAGGGGTCTGAATTTGAAAATGTTGCATTAATTCTTCCAGAGTCAGGGGCAAATCGTTTATTATCCCGGGAACTAATATATACCGGAATAACTCGAGCTAAAAAACACTTGCAAATATTTTGCAGTAAATCAGTTTGGCAGACAGCTGTTAGCCAAAAAGTAAGCCGAGCGTCAGGATTAACTACACGACTCATGTCGTTTCTCACGAGCAGTCATTAA
- a CDS encoding DUF3087 family protein, translating to MKLLDIDKKRYRQHLNKVIAGFIFTFMILALALGQLFIFLWAEPGGTGDNFWFNFSGVALALILSLSIINRFKTHEFMKEVLYVWQLKQQINLVYRKLKVVKNKAFTDKNIDALIILSFYYKACRQLYNLDDNTITIFSLTREENTLLQFIQSHNLSINSEDYQQKLIKDV from the coding sequence ATGAAATTATTAGATATTGATAAAAAACGTTATCGTCAACACCTTAATAAAGTTATTGCCGGCTTTATTTTTACTTTTATGATTTTAGCCTTGGCTTTAGGGCAGTTGTTTATTTTTCTGTGGGCAGAGCCTGGAGGAACGGGGGATAATTTTTGGTTCAACTTTTCTGGCGTTGCTTTGGCCTTAATATTGTCATTAAGTATTATCAATAGATTTAAAACCCACGAGTTCATGAAAGAAGTACTTTACGTGTGGCAGTTGAAACAACAAATTAATTTGGTTTACCGAAAATTGAAAGTTGTAAAGAATAAAGCTTTTACAGATAAAAACATTGATGCCTTAATTATCCTCAGCTTTTATTATAAAGCTTGTCGTCAACTATATAATCTAGACGATAATACCATCACGATCTTCTCTTTAACGAGAGAGGAAAATACTTTGTTACAGTTTATTCAATCCCATAATTTATCGATAAACAGTGAAGATTATCAGCAAAAACTTATAAAAGATGTTTAA
- a CDS encoding FlgO family outer membrane protein: protein MKESDKEFVLDEWFIYPEKSTIKRNDELIHLEPKIMEVLVYLIQNANRVVSREELTEKVWQSKFASDEVITRAISVLRKKLDDTGKVHRFIKTIPKHGYVLEYSNHIEAHVLPPFEIESEPNGIAPTINKLINPMWALIIAVAAIVMLVTVLAVNLFDNRAHQESDKIYIKVDDFEALDNLSSSEMVARVLSEQLITTLSNSEFAKISMQTESIVEIVNEVDFIINGGVKELEHEYHVNLHFVDGNSGDVLWSQSFAGDKKMWHQLVNNISKTIDYFISVAYKDNLNLKKLSLRNLQAAILIHQARELRFTEEKDSLDLSINILQNAHVSYPNEKQIMMELALAYFKNKDGYSSVEHLQLVKQLLERAEQAKYKKGIYWLVKALYQKINKEINIKQAIVLIEKNRLSEPKNIELLAILASFYQANGQYAEAMTLFSNVLAQEPNFSFALSHRAKIVSAKNKQTPKLMTN, encoded by the coding sequence GTGAAGGAGTCCGACAAAGAGTTTGTTTTGGATGAATGGTTTATTTATCCTGAAAAATCGACGATAAAACGTAATGATGAACTGATCCATTTAGAGCCTAAAATAATGGAGGTGTTAGTTTATCTTATTCAAAATGCCAACCGTGTTGTTTCCAGGGAAGAGCTTACTGAAAAAGTATGGCAATCAAAATTTGCTTCCGATGAAGTGATCACTCGAGCAATATCAGTTCTGCGTAAGAAGCTAGATGATACAGGCAAAGTACACCGCTTTATTAAAACTATCCCCAAACATGGCTACGTTCTTGAATATTCAAATCACATTGAGGCGCATGTATTGCCTCCATTTGAAATTGAAAGTGAGCCTAATGGTATAGCACCAACGATAAATAAACTTATTAACCCCATGTGGGCATTGATTATAGCCGTAGCGGCAATAGTAATGTTAGTTACGGTTTTAGCTGTAAATTTATTTGATAACCGAGCGCATCAAGAAAGTGACAAAATTTATATTAAAGTAGATGACTTTGAGGCATTAGATAACCTATCTTCAAGCGAAATGGTTGCTAGAGTTTTATCTGAGCAGTTAATCACTACGTTAAGCAATTCCGAGTTTGCTAAAATCAGTATGCAGACAGAGTCCATTGTAGAAATAGTTAACGAAGTCGATTTTATCATTAATGGCGGAGTTAAAGAGCTTGAACATGAATACCACGTGAACTTACATTTTGTTGACGGCAATTCTGGTGATGTGTTGTGGAGTCAATCGTTTGCCGGTGATAAAAAAATGTGGCATCAATTGGTCAACAACATCAGTAAAACGATTGATTACTTTATAAGTGTTGCTTATAAGGATAATTTAAATTTGAAAAAATTATCTTTAAGGAATTTACAGGCGGCTATTCTTATTCATCAGGCGAGGGAGTTGAGATTTACCGAAGAGAAAGATAGTTTAGATTTATCGATAAATATTTTACAAAACGCCCATGTTTCTTACCCAAATGAAAAACAAATTATGATGGAGCTTGCTTTAGCCTATTTTAAAAATAAAGATGGTTACTCTTCTGTTGAACATCTTCAGCTAGTAAAGCAGCTTCTAGAGCGAGCTGAACAGGCTAAATATAAAAAAGGCATTTATTGGCTGGTCAAAGCGTTATATCAAAAAATAAATAAAGAAATAAATATTAAGCAAGCTATTGTGTTAATAGAAAAAAATAGGTTGTCAGAGCCTAAAAACATAGAACTGTTAGCTATTTTAGCTTCATTTTATCAAGCTAACGGCCAATATGCTGAAGCGATGACCTTATTTTCAAATGTATTAGCACAAGAGCCAAACTTTTCATTTGCTCTTTCACATAGAGCCAAAATAGTGAGTGCCAAAAATAAACAAACTCCCAAACTAATGACTAATTAG